In a single window of the Zea mays cultivar B73 chromosome 5, Zm-B73-REFERENCE-NAM-5.0, whole genome shotgun sequence genome:
- the LOC100281101 gene encoding microtubule-associated protein TORTIFOLIA1 produces MGATTRREPLKQRVNRCLLKLSDRDTEAMAAAELEAIARALEPDELPTFVSAVSDARPTDKTPLRRHALRALALVAASHPRDVVAPLIPRILAAALRRVRDQDSSVRAALVDTARAAAAASASASTALRPLTDALLHEQDQCAQLAAALATAAAVEASAVTDDLASYLHKLQPRLLKLLRSNAFKAKPALITLIGASATVGGDAEVTASIPCLRDAVASDDWAARKAAAEALAALALEHTDLLTTYKSSCVTFFEARRFDKVKIVRESINRMIEAWKEIPGAEEDECSSAPPSASQSQRRYSLTGSASDGRYPAASLGSNSVPSATRRSRLPVSRSSPPDVSPSVTKTYSPSSIRNKKLSPPSYRKARQANNCNYKVEIAVAPDATPIKVVTEEKLLEGGNVRGRLEARRALFQGSQDRSAKLAGYKAGSRVVPYEGGGNLEEISEVEGRSERYAVQKDESLSEIRTQLLQIENQQSSLLDLLQKFMGKSENGMRSLETRVHGLEMALDEISRDLAFSSGRMSSREPDAKTCCIPSPKFWRRHNGGRSSSRFSVSDAANSSDGSRTSYKWERQRFGLQGGFVTNPLAEPNISSAGKTMVTHEGRKKDKTLQK; encoded by the exons ATGGGCGCCACAACGCGGCGCGAGCCGCTGAAGCAGCGCGTCAACCGCTGCCTCCTCAAGCTTTCCGACCGCGACACAGAGGCCATGGCGGCCGCCGAGCTGGAAGCCATCGCGCGCGCGCTCGAGCCGGACGAGCTCCCGACCTTCGTATCGGCCGTTTCGGACGCGCGCCCCACCGACAAGACCCCACTCCGCCGCCACGCGCTGCGCGCCCTGGCACTCGTCGCGGCGTCCCACCCGCGCGACGTCGTGGCCCCGCTTATCCCGCGCATCCTCGCCGCCGCGCTCCGCCGCGTCCGGGACCAGGACTCCTCCGTCCGCGCCGCGCTCGTGGACACCGCGCGCGCCGCGGcggcggcctcggcctcggcctccacCGCGCTCCGGCCTCTCACGGACGCGCTCCTCCACGAGCAGGACCAGTGCGCGCAGCTAGCGGCCGCGCTCGCCACGGCCGCGGCTGTCGAGGCGTCCGCCGTCACCGACGACCTCGCTTCCTACCTCCACAAGCTCCAACCGCGCCTCCTCAAGTTACTTCGCAGCAATGCCTTCAAGGCCAAGCCCGCGCTCATTACCCTCATCGGCGCCTCCGCTACCGTGGGCGGCGATGCCGAAGTCACTGCCTCCATCCCGTGCCTCCGCGATGCAGTCGCTAGCGATGACTGGGCAGCGAGGAAGGCCGCGGCGGAGGCGCTTGCTGCATTGGCCCTAGAGCACACGGATCTTCTCACGACCTACAAATCCTCTTGCGTTACCTTCTTCGAGGCCAGAAGGTTTGACAAG GTCAAGATTGTGCGAGAGTCGATAAACCGGATGATTGAGGCGTGGAAGGAGATCCCGGGTGCTGAAGAGGACGAGTGCTCCTCCGCTCCGCCATCAGCGTCCCAGTCACAACGAAGATATTCTCTTACAG GAAGTGCAAGTGATGGGCGATATCCAGCTGCTTCGCTGGGCTCAAACTCAGTTCCATCAGCAACAAGGAGGAGCAGATTACCTGTGAGCAGATCATCTCCACCTGATGTGTCACCCAGTGTCACCAAAACATATAGTCCTTCATCCATCAGGAACAAGAAGCTGTCACCGCCTTCATATCGGAAAGCGCGCCAAGCAAATAATTGTAACTACAAGGTTGAGATAGCTGTTGCTCCGGATGCTACACCAATCAAAGTGGTGACGGAGGAGAAGCTGCTGGAAGGAGGCAATGTGAGAGGCAGACTGGAGGCTAGGAGGGCACTCTTCCAAGGCAGCCAGGATAGGTCGGCCAAGCTGGCTGGATACAAAGCAGGGTCACGAGTTGTTCCATACGAGGGTGGTGGTAATTTGGAAGAGATTTCAGAAGTTGAAGGTAGATCGGAAAGGTATGCAGTTCAGAAAGACGAGAGCTTGTCAGAAATAAGGACGCAGCTCCTTCAGATTGAAAATCAGCAAAGCAGTTTACTGGATCTTCTCCAG AAATTTATGGGGAAGTCCGAGAACGGTATGCGTTCTTTGGAGACAAGAGTGCATGGGCTGGAGATGGCTTTGGATGAGATCTCTCGTGATTTGGCCTTCTCTTCAGGAAGGATGTCAAGCAGAGAGCCTGATGCAAAGACGTGCTGCATTCCGAGCCCAAAATTCTGGAGAAGGCACAATGGTGGTAGGTCTTCCTCAAGGTTTTCTGTCTCAGACGCAGCAAACAGCTCAGATGGGAGCAGAACTTCTTACAAGTGGGAGAGGCAGAGGTTTGGGCTTCAGGGTGGGTTTGTCACAAACCCATTAGCCGAGCCGAACATTTCATCTGCAGGGAAAACAATGGTTACTCATGAAGGCAGGAAGAAGGATAAAACTTTACAAAAGTGA
- the LOC103627702 gene encoding E2F transcription factor-like E2FE isoform X5 — MVAASSTVVEVAVAAAAAAASALPQEQQAQPRPRPMHAGGANGRHHAYSRKDKSLGLLCSNFVVLYNREDVESVGLDEAAKRLGVERRRIYDIVNVLESVGILSRKAKNRYTWIGFGGIPMALLELKERALRDKSGLASQQTEQQSAATISDDEDDDTLGKEVANIENEKLSQTVNNPSDKPGAPRCRLRSDHRKEKSLGLLTQNFVKLFLTMEVDTISLDEAAKLLLGEGHEETNMRTKVRRLYDIANVLSSLNLIEKIQQGDSRKPAFRWLGRATTPDTENGVTVVVPPPGKTKSNKRAFGTELTNIDMHRSNLDSKVQKKAKLAKSGGDVLINCKLDSGGDVLINCKLDVRNRLGQGKQSGIVYGPFHPAGARKHELAGGNNPGQREMAEDWKSLSAPFRPQYKNQALSDLFAHYVDAWKTWYSEFAQGSNIMQQHFGHFDATK; from the exons ATGGTGGCGGCCTCCTCTACCGTCGTCGAGGTAGCGGTGGCAGCAGCTGCGGCGGCGGCGTCAGCTTTGCCGCAGGAGCAGCAGGCGCAGCCGCGGCCGCGGCCGATGCACGCGGGTGGCGCCAATGGCCGCCACCACGCGTACAGCCGCAAGGACAAGTCGCTCGGCCTCCTCTGCTCCAA TTTCGTGGTTCTCTACAACCGCGAGGACGTGGAGTCCGTCGGCCTGGACGAAGCGGCCAAACGGCTCGGCGTGGAGAGGCGCCGGATCTACGACATTGTCAATGTGCTTGAGAGTGTCGGG ATTCTTTCGAGGAAAGCCAAGAATCGCTACACATGGATAGGTTTCGGCGGAATCCCAATGGCGTTGCTAGAACTCAAG GAAAGGGCGTTAAGGGACAAGTCTGGTTTGGCTTCTCAGCAAACCGAGCAGCAATCTGCTGCCACA ATttctgatgacgaggatgatgatacATTGGGCAAAGAAGTTGCTAATATCGAGAATGAGAAACTGAGTCAGACTGTTAACAATCCTTCTGACAAACCTGGTGCACCCCGTTGTCGCCTTAGATCTG ATCATAGGAAAGAAAAGTCACTTGGGTTGCTCACACAGAATTTCGTGAAGCTCTTTCTCACCATGGAG GTTGACACGATCTCACTTGATGAAGCTGCAAAGCTGCTCCTTGGGGAAGGCCACGAGGAGACCAATATGAGAA CTAAAGTTCGGAGGTTATATGACATTGCCAATGTCCTGTCTTCACTGAATCTAATTGAGAAG ATACAGCAAGGGGACTCAAGAAAGCCTGCGTTTCGTTGGTTGGGTAGGGCCACAACGCCGGACACAGAAAATGGTGTCACAGTTGTTGTACCCCCACCAGGGAAGACTAAATCGAACAAAAGAGCATTTGGAACTGAACTCACTAACATCGACATGCATAGAAGTAATCTAGATTCAAAAGTTCAGAAGAAAGCAAAACTGGCAAAGAGTGGTGGCGATGTCTTGATAAATTGCAAATTGGATAGTGGTGGCGATGTCTTGATAAATTGCAAATTGGATGTACGGAATCGGCTTGGACAGGGTAAACAAAGTGGCATTGTTTATGGTCCTTTCCACCCTGCTGGCGCAAGGAAACATGAACTTGCTGGTGGCAATAACCCCGGGCAAAGGGAGATGGCCGAGGACTGGAAGAGCCTTTCTGCTCCATTTCGACCACAGTACAAGAACCAAG CACTCAGTGATCTTTTTGCCCATTATGTTGATGCGTGGAAGACATGGTATTCTGAATTTGCTCAAGGCAGCAACATCATGCAACAACACTTTGGCCATTTTG ATGCTACAAAATAG
- the LOC103627702 gene encoding E2F transcription factor-like E2FE isoform X4 — MVAASSTVVEVAVAAAAAAASALPQEQQAQPRPRPMHAGGANGRHHAYSRKDKSLGLLCSNFVVLYNREDVESVGLDEAAKRLGVERRRIYDIVNVLESVGILSRKAKNRYTWIGFGGIPMALLELKERALRDKSGLASQQTEQQSAATISDDEDDDTLGKEVANIENEKLSQTVNNPSDKPGAPRCRLRSDHRKEKSLGLLTQNFVKLFLTMEQVDTISLDEAAKLLLGEGHEETNMRTKVRRLYDIANVLSSLNLIEKIQQGDSRKPAFRWLGRATTPDTENGVTVVVPPPGKTKSNKRAFGTELTNIDMHRSNLDSKVQKKAKLAKSGGDVLINCKLDSGGDVLINCKLDVRNRLGQGKQSGIVYGPFHPAGARKHELAGGNNPGQREMAEDWKSLSAPFRPQYKNQALSDLFAHYVDAWKTWYSEFAQGSNIMQQHFGHFDATK, encoded by the exons ATGGTGGCGGCCTCCTCTACCGTCGTCGAGGTAGCGGTGGCAGCAGCTGCGGCGGCGGCGTCAGCTTTGCCGCAGGAGCAGCAGGCGCAGCCGCGGCCGCGGCCGATGCACGCGGGTGGCGCCAATGGCCGCCACCACGCGTACAGCCGCAAGGACAAGTCGCTCGGCCTCCTCTGCTCCAA TTTCGTGGTTCTCTACAACCGCGAGGACGTGGAGTCCGTCGGCCTGGACGAAGCGGCCAAACGGCTCGGCGTGGAGAGGCGCCGGATCTACGACATTGTCAATGTGCTTGAGAGTGTCGGG ATTCTTTCGAGGAAAGCCAAGAATCGCTACACATGGATAGGTTTCGGCGGAATCCCAATGGCGTTGCTAGAACTCAAG GAAAGGGCGTTAAGGGACAAGTCTGGTTTGGCTTCTCAGCAAACCGAGCAGCAATCTGCTGCCACA ATttctgatgacgaggatgatgatacATTGGGCAAAGAAGTTGCTAATATCGAGAATGAGAAACTGAGTCAGACTGTTAACAATCCTTCTGACAAACCTGGTGCACCCCGTTGTCGCCTTAGATCTG ATCATAGGAAAGAAAAGTCACTTGGGTTGCTCACACAGAATTTCGTGAAGCTCTTTCTCACCATGGAG CAGGTTGACACGATCTCACTTGATGAAGCTGCAAAGCTGCTCCTTGGGGAAGGCCACGAGGAGACCAATATGAGAA CTAAAGTTCGGAGGTTATATGACATTGCCAATGTCCTGTCTTCACTGAATCTAATTGAGAAG ATACAGCAAGGGGACTCAAGAAAGCCTGCGTTTCGTTGGTTGGGTAGGGCCACAACGCCGGACACAGAAAATGGTGTCACAGTTGTTGTACCCCCACCAGGGAAGACTAAATCGAACAAAAGAGCATTTGGAACTGAACTCACTAACATCGACATGCATAGAAGTAATCTAGATTCAAAAGTTCAGAAGAAAGCAAAACTGGCAAAGAGTGGTGGCGATGTCTTGATAAATTGCAAATTGGATAGTGGTGGCGATGTCTTGATAAATTGCAAATTGGATGTACGGAATCGGCTTGGACAGGGTAAACAAAGTGGCATTGTTTATGGTCCTTTCCACCCTGCTGGCGCAAGGAAACATGAACTTGCTGGTGGCAATAACCCCGGGCAAAGGGAGATGGCCGAGGACTGGAAGAGCCTTTCTGCTCCATTTCGACCACAGTACAAGAACCAAG CACTCAGTGATCTTTTTGCCCATTATGTTGATGCGTGGAAGACATGGTATTCTGAATTTGCTCAAGGCAGCAACATCATGCAACAACACTTTGGCCATTTTG ATGCTACAAAATAG
- the LOC103627702 gene encoding E2F transcription factor-like E2FE isoform X1 — MVAASSTVVEVAVAAAAAAASALPQEQQAQPRPRPMHAGGANGRHHAYSRKDKSLGLLCSNFVVLYNREDVESVGLDEAAKRLGVERRRIYDIVNVLESVGILSRKAKNRYTWIGFGGIPMALLELKERALRDKSGLASQQTEQQSAATISDDEDDDTLGKEVANIENEKLSQTVNNPSDKPGAPRCRLRSDHRKEKSLGLLTQNFVKLFLTMEQVDTISLDEAAKLLLGEGHEETNMRTKVRRLYDIANVLSSLNLIEKIQQGDSRKPAFRWLGRATTPDTENGVTVVVPPPGKTKSNKRAFGTELTNIDMHRSNLDSKVQKKAKLAKSGGDVLINCKLDSGGDVLINCKLDVRNRLGQGKQSGIVYGPFHPAGARKHELAGGNNPGQREMAEDWKSLSAPFRPQYKNQALSDLFAHYVDAWKTWYSEFAQGSNIMQQHFGHFDTITMSSILSFPL; from the exons ATGGTGGCGGCCTCCTCTACCGTCGTCGAGGTAGCGGTGGCAGCAGCTGCGGCGGCGGCGTCAGCTTTGCCGCAGGAGCAGCAGGCGCAGCCGCGGCCGCGGCCGATGCACGCGGGTGGCGCCAATGGCCGCCACCACGCGTACAGCCGCAAGGACAAGTCGCTCGGCCTCCTCTGCTCCAA TTTCGTGGTTCTCTACAACCGCGAGGACGTGGAGTCCGTCGGCCTGGACGAAGCGGCCAAACGGCTCGGCGTGGAGAGGCGCCGGATCTACGACATTGTCAATGTGCTTGAGAGTGTCGGG ATTCTTTCGAGGAAAGCCAAGAATCGCTACACATGGATAGGTTTCGGCGGAATCCCAATGGCGTTGCTAGAACTCAAG GAAAGGGCGTTAAGGGACAAGTCTGGTTTGGCTTCTCAGCAAACCGAGCAGCAATCTGCTGCCACA ATttctgatgacgaggatgatgatacATTGGGCAAAGAAGTTGCTAATATCGAGAATGAGAAACTGAGTCAGACTGTTAACAATCCTTCTGACAAACCTGGTGCACCCCGTTGTCGCCTTAGATCTG ATCATAGGAAAGAAAAGTCACTTGGGTTGCTCACACAGAATTTCGTGAAGCTCTTTCTCACCATGGAG CAGGTTGACACGATCTCACTTGATGAAGCTGCAAAGCTGCTCCTTGGGGAAGGCCACGAGGAGACCAATATGAGAA CTAAAGTTCGGAGGTTATATGACATTGCCAATGTCCTGTCTTCACTGAATCTAATTGAGAAG ATACAGCAAGGGGACTCAAGAAAGCCTGCGTTTCGTTGGTTGGGTAGGGCCACAACGCCGGACACAGAAAATGGTGTCACAGTTGTTGTACCCCCACCAGGGAAGACTAAATCGAACAAAAGAGCATTTGGAACTGAACTCACTAACATCGACATGCATAGAAGTAATCTAGATTCAAAAGTTCAGAAGAAAGCAAAACTGGCAAAGAGTGGTGGCGATGTCTTGATAAATTGCAAATTGGATAGTGGTGGCGATGTCTTGATAAATTGCAAATTGGATGTACGGAATCGGCTTGGACAGGGTAAACAAAGTGGCATTGTTTATGGTCCTTTCCACCCTGCTGGCGCAAGGAAACATGAACTTGCTGGTGGCAATAACCCCGGGCAAAGGGAGATGGCCGAGGACTGGAAGAGCCTTTCTGCTCCATTTCGACCACAGTACAAGAACCAAG CACTCAGTGATCTTTTTGCCCATTATGTTGATGCGTGGAAGACATGGTATTCTGAATTTGCTCAAGGCAGCAACATCATGCAACAACACTTTGGCCATTTTG ATACAATCACAATGTCATCAATTCTTTCCTTTCCGCTGTGA
- the LOC103627702 gene encoding E2F transcription factor-like E2FE isoform X2, whose product MVAASSTVVEVAVAAAAAAASALPQEQQAQPRPRPMHAGGANGRHHAYSRKDKSLGLLCSNFVVLYNREDVESVGLDEAAKRLGVERRRIYDIVNVLESVGILSRKAKNRYTWIGFGGIPMALLELKERALRDKSGLASQQTEQQSAATISDDEDDDTLGKEVANIENEKLSQTVNNPSDKPGAPRCRLRSDHRKEKSLGLLTQNFVKLFLTMEVDTISLDEAAKLLLGEGHEETNMRTKVRRLYDIANVLSSLNLIEKIQQGDSRKPAFRWLGRATTPDTENGVTVVVPPPGKTKSNKRAFGTELTNIDMHRSNLDSKVQKKAKLAKSGGDVLINCKLDSGGDVLINCKLDVRNRLGQGKQSGIVYGPFHPAGARKHELAGGNNPGQREMAEDWKSLSAPFRPQYKNQALSDLFAHYVDAWKTWYSEFAQGSNIMQQHFGHFDTITMSSILSFPL is encoded by the exons ATGGTGGCGGCCTCCTCTACCGTCGTCGAGGTAGCGGTGGCAGCAGCTGCGGCGGCGGCGTCAGCTTTGCCGCAGGAGCAGCAGGCGCAGCCGCGGCCGCGGCCGATGCACGCGGGTGGCGCCAATGGCCGCCACCACGCGTACAGCCGCAAGGACAAGTCGCTCGGCCTCCTCTGCTCCAA TTTCGTGGTTCTCTACAACCGCGAGGACGTGGAGTCCGTCGGCCTGGACGAAGCGGCCAAACGGCTCGGCGTGGAGAGGCGCCGGATCTACGACATTGTCAATGTGCTTGAGAGTGTCGGG ATTCTTTCGAGGAAAGCCAAGAATCGCTACACATGGATAGGTTTCGGCGGAATCCCAATGGCGTTGCTAGAACTCAAG GAAAGGGCGTTAAGGGACAAGTCTGGTTTGGCTTCTCAGCAAACCGAGCAGCAATCTGCTGCCACA ATttctgatgacgaggatgatgatacATTGGGCAAAGAAGTTGCTAATATCGAGAATGAGAAACTGAGTCAGACTGTTAACAATCCTTCTGACAAACCTGGTGCACCCCGTTGTCGCCTTAGATCTG ATCATAGGAAAGAAAAGTCACTTGGGTTGCTCACACAGAATTTCGTGAAGCTCTTTCTCACCATGGAG GTTGACACGATCTCACTTGATGAAGCTGCAAAGCTGCTCCTTGGGGAAGGCCACGAGGAGACCAATATGAGAA CTAAAGTTCGGAGGTTATATGACATTGCCAATGTCCTGTCTTCACTGAATCTAATTGAGAAG ATACAGCAAGGGGACTCAAGAAAGCCTGCGTTTCGTTGGTTGGGTAGGGCCACAACGCCGGACACAGAAAATGGTGTCACAGTTGTTGTACCCCCACCAGGGAAGACTAAATCGAACAAAAGAGCATTTGGAACTGAACTCACTAACATCGACATGCATAGAAGTAATCTAGATTCAAAAGTTCAGAAGAAAGCAAAACTGGCAAAGAGTGGTGGCGATGTCTTGATAAATTGCAAATTGGATAGTGGTGGCGATGTCTTGATAAATTGCAAATTGGATGTACGGAATCGGCTTGGACAGGGTAAACAAAGTGGCATTGTTTATGGTCCTTTCCACCCTGCTGGCGCAAGGAAACATGAACTTGCTGGTGGCAATAACCCCGGGCAAAGGGAGATGGCCGAGGACTGGAAGAGCCTTTCTGCTCCATTTCGACCACAGTACAAGAACCAAG CACTCAGTGATCTTTTTGCCCATTATGTTGATGCGTGGAAGACATGGTATTCTGAATTTGCTCAAGGCAGCAACATCATGCAACAACACTTTGGCCATTTTG ATACAATCACAATGTCATCAATTCTTTCCTTTCCGCTGTGA
- the LOC100283889 gene encoding pyruvate dehydrogenase E1 component alpha subunit — protein sequence MAAAALLRRIPAARAPATAFMAARPVSDSTAALTIETSVPFTSHLVDPPSRDVTTTPAELVTFFRDMSLMRRMEIAADSLYKAKLIRGFCHLYDGQEAVAVGMEAAITRSDSIITAYRDHCTYLARGGDLVSAFSELMGREAGCSRGKGGSMHFYKKDANFYGGHGIVGAQVPLGCGLAFAQKYKKEETATFALYGDGAANQGQLFEALNISALWKLPAILVCENNHYGMGTAEWRAAKSPAYYKRGDYVPGLKVDGMDVLAVKQACKFAKDHAVANGPIVLEMDTYRYHGHSMSDPGSTYRTRDEISGVRQERDPIERVRKLLLAHDLATAAELKDMEKEIRKQVDDAIAKAKESSMPDTSELFTNVYKKGFNVESFGPDRKELRATLP from the exons ATGGCCGCGGCCGCGCTCCTTCGCCGCATCCCCGCCGCGCGGGCCCCGGCCACGGCCTTCATGGCGGCGCGTCCGGTCTCCGATTCCACGGCGGCGCTCACCATCGAGACATCTGTCCCTTTCACCTCCCACCTCGTCGACCCGCCCTCGCGCGATGTCACCACCACCCCCGCCGAGCTCGTCACCTTCTTCCGCGACATGTCCCTCATGCGCCGCATGGAGATCGCCGCCGACTCCCTCTATAAGGCCAAGCTCATCCGCGGGTTCTGCCACCTCTACGACGGCCAGGAGGCCGTCGCCGTCGGCATGGAGGCCGCCATCACCCGCTCCGATTCCATCATCACCGCCTACCGCGACCACTGTACCTACCTTGCCCGAGGAGGTGACCTCGTCTCCGCCTTCTCCGAGCTGATGGGCCGCGAGGCCGGCTGCTCCCGCGGGAAGGGTGGATCCATGCATTTCTATAAGAAGGATGCCAATTTCTATGGCGGGCACGGCATCGTCGGCGCGCAGGTGCCCCTCGGATGCGGCCTAGCCTTCGCTCAGAAGTACAAGAAGGAGGAGACGGCCACGTTTGCGCTCTATGGTGACGGTGCGGCTAACCAGGGACAGCTCTTTGAGGCTCTCAACATTTCGGCCCTCTGGAAGCTGCCCGCCATATTGGTTTGCGAGAACAACCATT ATGGTATGGGAACAGCGGAATGGAGGGCAGCGAAGAGTCCTGCTTACTACAAGCGTGGCGACTATGTGCCTGGATTGAAG GTTGATGGAATGGATGTTCTTGCTGTGAAGCAAGCGTGCAAATTTGCAAAAGATCATGCTGTTGCAAATGGCCCAATT GTCCTTGAGATGGATACCTACAGGTACCATGGCCACTCTATGTCAGATCCAGGAAGCACTTACCGCACCAGGGATGAGATTTCAGGTGTCAGGCAG GAACGGGACCCAATTGAAAGGGTTAGAAAGTTGCTTTTGGCTCACGACTtggcaactgctgctgagctCAAG GATATGGAGAAAGAAATCAGGAAACAAGTAGATGACGCCATTGCAAAAGCAAAG GAAAGTTCTATGCCTGATACTTCTGAGCTCTTCACAAATGTTTATAAGAAGGGATTCAACGTGGAG TCATTTGGGCCCGACAGGAAGGAGTTGAGAGCTACTCTTCCGTAG
- the LOC103627702 gene encoding E2F transcription factor-like E2FE isoform X3 codes for MVAASSTVVEVAVAAAAAAASALPQEQQAQPRPRPMHAGGANGRHHAYSRKDKSLGLLCSNFVVLYNREDVESVGLDEAAKRLGVERRRIYDIVNVLESVGILSRKAKNRYTWIGFGGIPMALLELKERALRDKSGLASQQTEQQSAATISDDEDDDTLGKEVANIENEKLSQTVNNPSDKPGAPRCRLRSDHRKEKSLGLLTQNFVKLFLTMEVDTISLDEAAKLLLGEGHEETNMRTKVRRLYDIANVLSSLNLIEKIQQGDSRKPAFRWLGRATTPDTENGVTVVVPPPGKTKSNKRAFGTELTNIDMHRSNLDSKVQKKAKLAKSGGDVLINCKLDSGGDVLINCKLDVRNRLGQGKQSGIVYGPFHPAGARKHELAGGNNPGQREMAEDWKSLSAPFRPQYKNQALSDLFAHYVDAWKTWYSEFAQGSNIMQQHFGHFGNHFL; via the exons ATGGTGGCGGCCTCCTCTACCGTCGTCGAGGTAGCGGTGGCAGCAGCTGCGGCGGCGGCGTCAGCTTTGCCGCAGGAGCAGCAGGCGCAGCCGCGGCCGCGGCCGATGCACGCGGGTGGCGCCAATGGCCGCCACCACGCGTACAGCCGCAAGGACAAGTCGCTCGGCCTCCTCTGCTCCAA TTTCGTGGTTCTCTACAACCGCGAGGACGTGGAGTCCGTCGGCCTGGACGAAGCGGCCAAACGGCTCGGCGTGGAGAGGCGCCGGATCTACGACATTGTCAATGTGCTTGAGAGTGTCGGG ATTCTTTCGAGGAAAGCCAAGAATCGCTACACATGGATAGGTTTCGGCGGAATCCCAATGGCGTTGCTAGAACTCAAG GAAAGGGCGTTAAGGGACAAGTCTGGTTTGGCTTCTCAGCAAACCGAGCAGCAATCTGCTGCCACA ATttctgatgacgaggatgatgatacATTGGGCAAAGAAGTTGCTAATATCGAGAATGAGAAACTGAGTCAGACTGTTAACAATCCTTCTGACAAACCTGGTGCACCCCGTTGTCGCCTTAGATCTG ATCATAGGAAAGAAAAGTCACTTGGGTTGCTCACACAGAATTTCGTGAAGCTCTTTCTCACCATGGAG GTTGACACGATCTCACTTGATGAAGCTGCAAAGCTGCTCCTTGGGGAAGGCCACGAGGAGACCAATATGAGAA CTAAAGTTCGGAGGTTATATGACATTGCCAATGTCCTGTCTTCACTGAATCTAATTGAGAAG ATACAGCAAGGGGACTCAAGAAAGCCTGCGTTTCGTTGGTTGGGTAGGGCCACAACGCCGGACACAGAAAATGGTGTCACAGTTGTTGTACCCCCACCAGGGAAGACTAAATCGAACAAAAGAGCATTTGGAACTGAACTCACTAACATCGACATGCATAGAAGTAATCTAGATTCAAAAGTTCAGAAGAAAGCAAAACTGGCAAAGAGTGGTGGCGATGTCTTGATAAATTGCAAATTGGATAGTGGTGGCGATGTCTTGATAAATTGCAAATTGGATGTACGGAATCGGCTTGGACAGGGTAAACAAAGTGGCATTGTTTATGGTCCTTTCCACCCTGCTGGCGCAAGGAAACATGAACTTGCTGGTGGCAATAACCCCGGGCAAAGGGAGATGGCCGAGGACTGGAAGAGCCTTTCTGCTCCATTTCGACCACAGTACAAGAACCAAG CACTCAGTGATCTTTTTGCCCATTATGTTGATGCGTGGAAGACATGGTATTCTGAATTTGCTCAAGGCAGCAACATCATGCAACAACACTTTGGCCATTTTGGTAACCATTTTTTGTAG